Proteins from one Malaya genurostris strain Urasoe2022 chromosome 2, Malgen_1.1, whole genome shotgun sequence genomic window:
- the LOC131430405 gene encoding cytochrome P450 4c21-like, with protein sequence MIGLLLVLILIVSVVQFVRFRRATSFARNLPSVEPCYPIIGNALLFLGQSDEKRFLNVIRASSNPAKLFKLWIGFVPVVCTNDPDTVQKILNHPDCMDKPYFYDFFKLDFGLITARYDIWKGQRKALNPTFNRKLIDGFITIFATCSQNLVERLTDHESVRLTPFLQKCTLEMICATTIGTDINRQQGVENLSRKVDEIFHLVSRRILSIFAHSDRFYRLTKNYGVEEGLRNEVLFYGNQIVRQVKTQKQTEPSSAENRNDDKIRKPQIFIDQLLNSQSGKKFDEIEIIHNMYTIIVAGSGTTETQMSLIALLLAIYPDMQEKVYEEIMTVFPGNSDPSITPDSIKQLQYLDMFVKECSRLFPVVPHILRTPIKDVDLDGLIVPKGAFLCISIFNIHRRKDVWGPNADKFDPENFSPECIEGRHPFAFLPFSGGPRNCIGARYAMVALKIMTIYLVRTFKIRTKARFEDLSFKYDVLLKLSTEPEITLERRTTSVQNHGGN encoded by the exons ATGATTGGGTTGTTGTTAGTGTTGATTCTGATAGTGAGTGTGGTTCAGTTTGTCCGATTCAGGCGGGCTACGTCCTTTGCTCGAAACCTTCCGAGTGTTGAACCTTGTTATCCAATCATAGGAAATGCATTACTGTTTCTCGGCCAAAGTGATGAAAAACGATTTCTTAATGTGATTAGAGCCAGCAGTAATCCGGCTAAGTTGTTTAAATTGTGGATCGGATTCGTTCCGGTTGTCTGCACTAATGACCCAGATACAGTTCAAAAGATCCTTAATCATCCAGATTGCATGGATAAGCCGTATTTTTATGATTTCTTCAAGCTGGATTTCGGTCTAATTACGGCCCGCT ATGACATTTGGAAGGGACAACGCAAAGCATTGAATCCTACTTTCAATCGGAAACTGATTGACGGGTTCATCACGATCTTCGCGACGTGCTCCCAAAATCTGGTGGAGCGACTGACGGATCACGAATCCGTCCGACTGACACcatttttacaaaaatgtaCACTTGAGATGATTTGTGCAACCACCATTGGGACGGATATCAATCGTCAGCAAGGAGTGGAAAATTTGTCGCGAAAGGTTGACGA GATATTTCATTTGGTGTCGAGAAGAATACTTAGTATATTCGCACATTCGGACCGCTTCTATCGTTTGACTAAGAATTACGGTGTGGAGGAGGGCCTACGAAATGAAGTACTCTTTTACGGTAATCAG ATCGTACGTCAGGTCAAGACACAAAAACAAACGGAACCTAGTTCTGCAGAAAACCGCAACGATGATAAAATTCGAAAGCCACAAATTTTTATCGATCAGCTCCTGAATTCACAAAGCGGTAAAAAATTCGATGAAATCGAAATCATTCACAATATGTACACAATTATCGTGGCG GGAAGCGGAACTACTGAAACCCAGATGAGTCTGATTGCATTGTTGCTGGCCATCTATCCGGACATGCAGGAGAAAGTGTACGAAGAAATTATGACCGTTTTCCCGGGCAACAGCGATCCTAGCATCACTCCTGACAGTATAAAGCAACTGCAGTACTTGGATATGTTTGTCAAGGAGTGTTCACGACTCTTTCCGGTTGTACCGCACATATTAAGGACACCGATAAAGGATGTTGATCTGGATGGATTGATTGTGCCCAAGGGAGCCTTCCTGTGCATTAGCATTTttaatattcatcgacgaaaagATGTTTGGGGTCCGAATGCCGATAAGTTTGATCCCGAAAATTTCTCCCCCGAGTGCATAGAAGGACGTCACCCATTTGCGTTTCTTCCATTCAGCGGAGGACCACGTAATTGTATTG GAGCTCGCTATGCCATGGTCGCCCTGAAGATTATGACCATATATTTGGTGAGAACTTTTAAAATAAGGACCAAAGCACGTTTCGAAGACCTGTCGTTTAAGTACGATGTTTTGCTCAAGTTGTCAACTGAACCGGAAATAACATTGGAGCGACGAACAACGAGTGTGCAAAATCACGGAGGCAATTAA